Sequence from the Lysobacter capsici genome:
CCCAACGCGGCCGAGGCCGGGCGGTTTCTCGACTATCTGTTGTCGCCGCGCGGCCAGGCGATGCTGGCCCGGCAGGTCGGCCTGCAGCCGATCCGCGCCGCCGACGGCGCGCCGCTGTCGCCGCATGCGCGCGACGGCGCGCGGGTGCGCGCGCTGCGGCCGATCGCGCTCGGGCCGGGTCTGCTGGTGTACCTGGACGCGCTCAAGCGGCGCCAGTTCCTGGAGGCGTGGCGCAGCACCGTGCAGCCTGGGAAGGCAGCGGCCGATGCGCCCTGAGCCCCATACGCAGGCGTCGGTTTCCGCCGCGTCGGTCACGTTTTCGCCCCGGTCGCCGCGCGCGCGGCCGGCCCCCGCACCCCCCGCGACAGGTTCGCCGCCGGGTTGGGCAAAGTGCCGGCGGCGGGCGAAGGCACAACTCCAAAGTACTAATGAACAAGCCGCCGCGGTCGCGCGAATCCGCCTTGGCGATCCATTAGACTGCAAGTCCAATCACCTCGCGCCCTTGCCACGGCAGCCATCCTCTGATGTCCGATAACGATCTGAAAACCGCCGCGCTCGACTACCACCGCCTCAGCCCGCCGGGCAAGATCAAGGTCACCGCGACCAAGCCGATGGTGACCCAGCGCGACCTGGCCCTGGCCTATTCGCCGGGCGTGGCCTACGCCTGCGAGGCGATCGTCGCCGACCCCAACGCCGCCAGCGAGCTCACCGCGCGCGGCAACCTGGTCGCGGTGATCAGCAACGGCACCGCCGTGCTCGGCCTGGGCGACATCGGCCCGCTGGCCGGCAAGCCGGTCATGGAAGGCAAGGGCGTGCTGTTCCAGAAGTTCGCCGGCATCGACGTGTTCGACATCGAGATCGACGAGCGCGATCCCGACAAGCTGGTCGACATCATCGCGTCCTTGGAGCCGACCTTCGGCGGCATCAACCTCGAGGACATCAAGGCGCCGGAGTGCTTCATCGTCGAGCGCAAGCTGCGCGAGCGGATGAAGATCCCGGTGTTCCACGACGACCAGCACGGCACCGCGATCATCGTCGGCTCGGCCGTGCTCAACGCGCTGGAAGTGGTCGGCAAGAAGATCGAGGACGTCAAGCTGGCCACCAGCGGCGCCGGCGCGGCCGGCATCGCCTGCCTGGACATGCTGGTCGCATTGGGCATGAAGCCGGAGAACATCCTCGCGGTCGATCGCGACGGCGTGCTCTACACCGGCCGCGGCAACATGGACCCGGACAAGCAGCGCTACGCGCGCGACACCGACAAGCGCAGCCTGGCCGACATCATCGCCGGCGCCGACGTGTTCCTCGGCCTGTCCGCCGGCGGCGTGCTCAAGCCGGAAATGGTCGCGACCATGGCCGACAAGCCGATCATCCTGGCGCTGGCCAATCCCTACCCGGAAATCCTGCCCGAAGACGCCAAGGCCGTGCGTCCGGACTGCATCATCGCGACCGGCCGTTCGGACTACCCGAACCAGGTCAACAACGCGCTGTGCTTCCCCTACATTTTCCGCGGCGCGCTGGATGTCGGCGCCACGGTCATCAACGAAGAAATGAAGCTGGCCTGCGTGCGCGCGATCGCGGCGCTGGCGCGGATGGAATCGTCCGACCTCGGCAGCGCCTACGGCGGCGATGTCCCCACGTTCGGTTCCGAATACCTGATCCCGCGTCCGTTCGACCCGCGCCTGCTGGTGATGCTGGCGCCGGCGGTGGCCAAGGCGGCGATGGACTCCGGCGTCGCCACGCGTCCGATCGCCGACATGGACGCGTACGAGGAAAAGCTCAGCCAGTACATCTACCGCACCGGCCTGCTGATGAAGCCGGTGTACGACCGCGCCCGCAGCGACCGCAAGCGCGTGGTCTACGCCGAAGGCGAGGAAGAGACCGTGCTGCGCGCGGTGCAGACGGTGATCGACGAAGAGCTGGCCTATCCGATCCTGATCGGCCGCCCGGACGTGATCGAAACCCGCATCCAGCGCCTGGGCCTGCGCATGCGCGAGGGCGTGGACTTCGAGTTGACCAACATCAACGACGACCCGCGCTTCAACGAATACTGGCAGCAGTACCACGCGCTGACCGAACGCCGCGGCGTGAGCCCGGCGGCGGCGAAGAACCTGCTGCGTTCGCGCCCGACCCTGATCGCGGCGCTGATGGTCGAGCGCGGCGAAGCCGACGCGATGATCTCCGGCTTGGTCGGCCGCTTCCACAAGAAGCTCGGCTACATGCGCAGCATCTTCGACTTCGATCCCGGCGTGTCGGGCACCTCGGCGATGACCGGCGTGATCAACGACCAGGGCGCGTGGTTCTTCCTCGACACCCATGTGCAGGTCGATCCGACCGCCGAGCAGATCGCCGAGGCCACCTTGCAGGCGACCTACCGCCTCAAGCTGTTCGGCATCGAGCCCAAGGTCGCGCTGCTGTCGCACTCCAATTACGGCAGCCACGACAACCCGTCGGCGGCGAAGATGCGCAAGGTCCGGCAGATCGTCAAACAGCGCCAGCCCAAGCTGGAAATCGACGGCGAAATGCAGGCCGACACCGCCTGGGACGACGCGCTGCGCCAGCGCATCTTCCCCAACGCGACCCTGCACGGCCGCGCCAACCTGTTCGTGCTGCCCAACCTCGACGCGGCCAACATCACCTACAACATGGTCCGGGTGATGACCGACGGCGTGGCGATCGGCCCGATCCTGATGGGCCTGGACAAGCCCGCGCACATCCTGACTCCCGCCTCGACCCCGCGCCGCGTCGTCAACATGACCGCGATCGCGGCCGTGGACGCGCAGATCCGCGCCTCGCGCGAATCCGAGCGCAAGGGTCTGTCGGAACTCGGCGGCGTCTGACCGCGGCGCCCATGAACGATATGGGCGCCCTCGCCACCCTGCCAGCGGCCGAATTTTCGGCCGCTGCTTCGTTGGCGCCGCCATTGCCGGCGCCGCCGCCGGCATCGACACCGCGGGTCAGCATCCTGCTGCTGTGCTATCGCGACGCGGCCTACATCCGCGCCGCGATCGACAGCGCGTTCGCGCAGACCGTGGCGTGCGAAATCATCATCTCCAACGACTGCTCCGACGACGGCACCTTCGAGCTGGCGGTCGAGCAGGTCGCGGCCTACCGCGGCCCGCACCAGGTCAGCGTGCGCCGCACCGCGAGCAACCGCGGCGTCACCGCGCATTTCAACGAAGTCATGGCGCTGGCCAGCGGCGACATCATCGTGATGATGGCCGGCGACGACATCGCCTATCCGCAACGGGTGGCGACCATCCTCGATGCGTTCGGGCGCGCGCCGCAGGCGATGGTGCTGGGCAGCGATTTCGACGGCATCGACACCGACGGCAGCCCGGTCCGGATCAGCTTCCGGCAGCGTCCGGAGCGGTACGAATTCGATTACTACGTGCGCATCGGGCGCCTGATCGGCCTGCTCGGCGCGACCCTCGCGTTTCGTCGCTGCGTCTTTGATCGCTTCGGGCCGTTGCTCGGGCCGATCGAGGACAACGCGCTGAGCCTGCGCGGCGCCTTGCTCGGTCAGTCGCTGTGCCTGCGCCAACCGCTGATCCAGTACCGCCGCCATTCCGGCAGCGTCAGCGGCACCGTGTTCGCGCGCGACGAACCGCGCGAGGTGGCGATGCGCCGCCGTTACGAACGCACCGTGCAGTTCTACCGCGGCACCGCCGACGACCTCGACGCCTGCCTGCGCCAGATCCCCGACCTGCCGGCGAAAAAGCGCCGCCTGGCCGAGCAGGTGCTGGCGATGTACCGGATCGAAGCGCAGGCGCGCGAAGCCATCCTGCTGCAGCCGCGCTGGCGCTGGATCGGCCCGGTGATGCGCGGCCTCGCTCAACGCGGCCTGCGCCGCAAGAGCGCCGAGCGCGCCCTCAAACTGCTGATCCCGCGCGCCTGGTTCGGCCTGCGCTGATCGTCAAAGCTCCCAATAGCCCCCTGTAGGAGCGGCGCAAGCCGCGACCGCGACCCCGCGCCTACGTCGCCGGCGCGAAGCCGCAATCGAA
This genomic interval carries:
- a CDS encoding glycosyltransferase, with translation MNDMGALATLPAAEFSAAASLAPPLPAPPPASTPRVSILLLCYRDAAYIRAAIDSAFAQTVACEIIISNDCSDDGTFELAVEQVAAYRGPHQVSVRRTASNRGVTAHFNEVMALASGDIIVMMAGDDIAYPQRVATILDAFGRAPQAMVLGSDFDGIDTDGSPVRISFRQRPERYEFDYYVRIGRLIGLLGATLAFRRCVFDRFGPLLGPIEDNALSLRGALLGQSLCLRQPLIQYRRHSGSVSGTVFARDEPREVAMRRRYERTVQFYRGTADDLDACLRQIPDLPAKKRRLAEQVLAMYRIEAQAREAILLQPRWRWIGPVMRGLAQRGLRRKSAERALKLLIPRAWFGLR
- a CDS encoding NADP-dependent malic enzyme, coding for MSDNDLKTAALDYHRLSPPGKIKVTATKPMVTQRDLALAYSPGVAYACEAIVADPNAASELTARGNLVAVISNGTAVLGLGDIGPLAGKPVMEGKGVLFQKFAGIDVFDIEIDERDPDKLVDIIASLEPTFGGINLEDIKAPECFIVERKLRERMKIPVFHDDQHGTAIIVGSAVLNALEVVGKKIEDVKLATSGAGAAGIACLDMLVALGMKPENILAVDRDGVLYTGRGNMDPDKQRYARDTDKRSLADIIAGADVFLGLSAGGVLKPEMVATMADKPIILALANPYPEILPEDAKAVRPDCIIATGRSDYPNQVNNALCFPYIFRGALDVGATVINEEMKLACVRAIAALARMESSDLGSAYGGDVPTFGSEYLIPRPFDPRLLVMLAPAVAKAAMDSGVATRPIADMDAYEEKLSQYIYRTGLLMKPVYDRARSDRKRVVYAEGEEETVLRAVQTVIDEELAYPILIGRPDVIETRIQRLGLRMREGVDFELTNINDDPRFNEYWQQYHALTERRGVSPAAAKNLLRSRPTLIAALMVERGEADAMISGLVGRFHKKLGYMRSIFDFDPGVSGTSAMTGVINDQGAWFFLDTHVQVDPTAEQIAEATLQATYRLKLFGIEPKVALLSHSNYGSHDNPSAAKMRKVRQIVKQRQPKLEIDGEMQADTAWDDALRQRIFPNATLHGRANLFVLPNLDAANITYNMVRVMTDGVAIGPILMGLDKPAHILTPASTPRRVVNMTAIAAVDAQIRASRESERKGLSELGGV